A stretch of Shumkonia mesophila DNA encodes these proteins:
- the lpxC gene encoding UDP-3-O-acyl-N-acetylglucosamine deacetylase, translating to MGFSEIRRRRVETLTDERIDTQKTLKSPIGCSGVALHSGAKVSMVLKPAEAGHGVVFRRTDIAGKGAVIPARWDHVVDTRLCTVVGNGEGVVVSTIEHLMAALAGCGIDNVEIEINGPEVPVMDGSAEPFVFLIECAGVRDLGVARRGVRVLKPVVVDGGKSGIAALYPADSFAVGFEIDFDSALVGRQALLLGLVNGTFKKELSRARTFGFLHEVEQLWANGFARGGSLENAVVVSGDKVLNEDGLRYEDEFVRHKALDAVGDLYTAGAPIIGRFDGRCSGHALTNRLLRQLFAQPDAWCYDTVRVAGAEAPAMRASIADDMPVGLAATA from the coding sequence ATGGGATTTTCCGAGATCAGACGCCGCCGGGTCGAGACCTTGACCGACGAGCGCATCGATACCCAGAAGACGCTGAAGAGCCCCATCGGCTGTTCGGGCGTGGCGCTCCATAGCGGGGCCAAGGTATCGATGGTTCTGAAGCCGGCCGAGGCCGGTCACGGCGTCGTCTTCAGGCGGACCGACATCGCGGGCAAGGGCGCCGTCATCCCCGCCCGCTGGGATCATGTCGTGGATACGCGGCTGTGCACCGTCGTCGGCAACGGCGAGGGGGTGGTGGTTTCGACCATCGAGCATCTGATGGCGGCGCTGGCCGGCTGCGGGATCGACAACGTCGAGATCGAGATCAACGGTCCCGAAGTGCCGGTCATGGACGGCAGCGCCGAGCCCTTCGTTTTCCTGATCGAGTGTGCCGGCGTGCGCGACCTGGGCGTGGCCCGCCGCGGCGTGCGCGTGCTCAAGCCGGTGGTCGTCGACGGCGGCAAGAGCGGCATCGCGGCGCTCTATCCGGCCGACAGCTTCGCGGTCGGTTTCGAGATCGATTTCGACAGCGCCCTGGTCGGGCGCCAGGCCCTTTTGCTGGGACTGGTCAACGGCACCTTCAAGAAGGAACTGTCGCGGGCCCGCACCTTCGGCTTCCTGCACGAGGTCGAGCAGTTGTGGGCCAACGGCTTTGCCCGCGGCGGCTCGCTGGAAAACGCGGTGGTGGTCAGCGGCGACAAGGTGCTGAACGAGGACGGCCTGCGCTATGAGGACGAGTTCGTCCGTCACAAGGCGCTGGACGCGGTCGGCGACCTTTACACCGCCGGCGCGCCGATCATCGGGCGGTTCGACGGCCGGTGCTCGGGGCATGCGCTGACCAACCGCCTGCTGCGGCAGCTTTTCGCCCAGCCCGACGCCTGGTGCTACGACACCGTCAGGGTGGCGGGGGCGGAAGCGCCGGCGATGCGGGCTTCGATTGCCGACGATATGCCGGTAGGGCTGGCCGCGACGGCCTGA
- the recN gene encoding DNA repair protein RecN: MLRSLSIRDVVLIERLDLTFQPGLCVLTGETGAGKSILLDALGLALGERAEAGLVRHGAAQATVAAAFDVDGGHPAEALLAEQGIEDGGGQLILRRIVGADGRSRAFVNDQPVSVSLLRQIGDACVEIHGQFDNQRLMHTATHRALLDAYGGLAAEGATAAGAHRAWRAAVEAFERAEADLAQARREEEFLRHAVDEMEALAPQPGEEAALAERRAVMMHAEKLIEAMNQATADLSAGAGVEAALRGAARALERVADKAEGRLDAALAALDRAAVEAAEAVVLLHRASADMDLDPRNLEKVEERLFALRTLSRKHGVDVDRLPAVLDGLKAKLGDIEDGGGRVRRLEAEATAARAAYVAAAGALREKRLAAAARLDKAMAGELGPLKFGSARFGTRIDALEEGAWGEHGSDAVAFEVATNPGTPPGPLNKISSGGEMSRFMLALKAVLAQADPVPTIVFDEVDANVGGAVADAVGERLARLAVRFQVLVVTHSPQVAARGAHHWRVSKKIDGAATVTRVEALSAGERKEEIARMLAGARVTDEARAAADSLLAGGGAA; the protein is encoded by the coding sequence ATGCTGCGCAGCCTGTCCATCCGCGACGTCGTCCTCATCGAAAGGCTGGATCTGACCTTCCAGCCGGGGCTGTGCGTGCTGACCGGCGAGACCGGGGCCGGCAAATCCATCCTGTTGGATGCCCTTGGGCTGGCCCTGGGCGAAAGGGCCGAAGCCGGCTTGGTGCGCCATGGCGCGGCGCAGGCCACGGTGGCGGCGGCCTTCGACGTCGATGGCGGCCATCCGGCGGAGGCGCTGCTGGCCGAGCAGGGGATCGAGGACGGCGGCGGACAGCTGATCCTGCGCCGCATCGTCGGCGCCGACGGCCGCTCGCGGGCCTTCGTCAACGACCAGCCGGTCAGCGTCTCGCTGCTGCGCCAGATCGGCGACGCCTGCGTCGAAATCCATGGCCAGTTCGACAATCAGCGGCTGATGCATACCGCCACCCATCGCGCGCTGCTGGACGCCTATGGCGGGCTCGCCGCCGAGGGGGCCACCGCCGCCGGGGCCCATCGCGCTTGGCGGGCGGCCGTCGAGGCGTTCGAGCGGGCCGAAGCCGACTTGGCCCAGGCCCGGCGCGAGGAGGAGTTCCTGCGCCATGCCGTCGACGAGATGGAGGCCCTGGCGCCCCAGCCCGGCGAGGAGGCGGCACTGGCCGAGCGGCGCGCCGTCATGATGCACGCCGAGAAGCTGATCGAGGCGATGAACCAGGCGACCGCGGACCTTTCCGCCGGGGCCGGGGTGGAAGCGGCGTTGCGCGGCGCGGCGCGGGCCCTGGAACGGGTCGCCGACAAGGCGGAAGGGCGCCTCGACGCGGCGCTCGCCGCCCTCGACCGGGCGGCGGTCGAGGCCGCCGAGGCCGTCGTGCTGTTGCATCGGGCCAGCGCCGACATGGACCTCGATCCGCGCAACCTGGAGAAGGTGGAGGAACGGCTGTTCGCCCTGCGCACCCTTTCGCGCAAGCACGGCGTCGATGTCGACCGGCTGCCGGCGGTCCTCGACGGGCTCAAGGCGAAGCTGGGCGATATCGAGGACGGCGGCGGCCGGGTGCGCCGCCTGGAGGCGGAAGCGACGGCGGCCCGCGCGGCCTATGTCGCGGCCGCCGGCGCGTTGCGCGAGAAGCGCTTGGCCGCGGCGGCGCGCCTGGACAAGGCGATGGCCGGCGAGCTGGGCCCGCTCAAGTTTGGCAGCGCGCGCTTCGGCACCCGCATCGACGCGCTGGAGGAGGGGGCCTGGGGCGAGCACGGCTCGGATGCCGTCGCCTTCGAGGTGGCGACCAATCCGGGAACGCCGCCGGGGCCGCTCAACAAGATCAGTTCGGGCGGCGAGATGTCGCGCTTCATGCTGGCCCTGAAGGCGGTCCTGGCCCAGGCCGACCCGGTGCCCACCATCGTCTTCGACGAGGTCGACGCCAACGTCGGCGGCGCCGTGGCCGATGCCGTCGGCGAACGGCTGGCCCGCCTGGCCGTCCGCTTCCAGGTGCTGGTCGTCACCCACTCGCCGCAGGTGGCGGCGCGGGGCGCCCATCACTGGCGGGTTTCCAAGAAGATCGACGGCGCCGCCACGGTCACCCGGGTCGAGGCGCTCTCGGCCGGCGAGCGCAAGGAAGAAATCGCCCGCATGCTGGCAGGCGCCCGGGTCACCGACGAGGCCCGCGCCGCCGCCGACAGCCTGCTCGCCGGGGGCGGGGCGGCATGA
- a CDS encoding F0F1 ATP synthase subunit B family protein yields the protein MRGFIRLLGGLALTVAAGTGAASAATLPQLDHEFYASQVIWLVVSFLILYVVMWRFALPRISHILEERQDRIEGNLERAETIRREAQVTAEAYDKAVSEARAAAQSVIATARDRMAADAAAHHATLSERLAAEIAEAEGRILEAKQEAMAHLRDVAVEVTSTAAERLAGERVDPRVVGRIVDHVLKERS from the coding sequence ATGCGCGGATTCATTCGGCTTCTGGGGGGTCTGGCCCTGACCGTTGCGGCGGGAACGGGCGCGGCGTCGGCCGCCACCCTTCCCCAGCTGGACCACGAATTCTACGCCTCCCAGGTGATCTGGCTGGTGGTCTCGTTCCTGATCCTCTACGTCGTCATGTGGCGGTTCGCCCTGCCGCGCATCAGCCACATCCTCGAGGAACGCCAGGACCGGATCGAGGGCAACCTGGAACGGGCCGAAACCATTCGCCGGGAAGCCCAGGTCACCGCCGAGGCTTACGATAAGGCCGTGTCCGAGGCCCGCGCCGCCGCCCAGTCCGTGATCGCCACGGCGCGCGACAGGATGGCCGCCGATGCCGCCGCCCATCACGCCACGCTGAGCGAACGCCTGGCGGCCGAGATCGCCGAGGCGGAGGGCCGCATCCTGGAGGCCAAGCAGGAAGCGATGGCCCACCTTCGCGATGTGGCGGTGGAGGTGACATCGACGGCGGCCGAGCGGCTGGCCGGCGAGCGCGTCGACCCGCGCGTCGTCGGCAGGATCGTCGACCACGTGCTGAAGGAGCGCAGCTGA
- a CDS encoding F0F1 ATP synthase subunit A, with the protein MANPLHQFEIHVVAPIHVGGVNASLTNSGIFMLVTVAAVTLFLMFAMRNRRLVPGRWQSMAELSYEFIAGMVRDNVGNEGRRYFPFIFSLFMFILFGNLVGLVPYSFTFTSHIIVTFAMAIFVFLGVTVIGIVRHRLKFFSYFLPKGVPLVMAPLLIPIEIMSYLSRPVSLSIRLFANMMAGHTMMKVFAGFVVPLGLLGGWAPLSIDVALTAFEFLVAFLQAYVFTILTCIYLHDAIHLH; encoded by the coding sequence GTGGCCAACCCACTCCATCAGTTCGAAATCCATGTCGTCGCGCCCATTCATGTCGGCGGCGTCAACGCATCCCTCACCAATTCGGGCATTTTCATGCTGGTGACGGTCGCCGCCGTGACCCTCTTTTTGATGTTCGCCATGCGCAACCGGCGGCTGGTTCCCGGCCGCTGGCAGTCGATGGCGGAACTCAGCTACGAATTCATCGCCGGCATGGTGCGCGACAACGTGGGCAACGAGGGGCGGCGCTATTTCCCGTTCATCTTCTCGCTGTTCATGTTCATCCTGTTCGGCAACCTGGTCGGCCTAGTTCCCTACAGCTTCACCTTCACCAGCCACATCATCGTCACCTTCGCGATGGCGATCTTCGTGTTCCTGGGCGTCACGGTCATCGGCATCGTCCGCCATCGGCTGAAGTTCTTCAGCTATTTCCTGCCCAAGGGCGTGCCCCTGGTCATGGCGCCGCTGCTGATTCCGATCGAGATCATGTCCTATCTGTCGCGCCCGGTGAGCCTGTCGATTCGCCTGTTCGCCAACATGATGGCCGGCCACACCATGATGAAGGTGTTCGCCGGCTTCGTCGTGCCGCTGGGCCTCCTGGGCGGTTGGGCGCCGCTGTCCATCGACGTCGCCCTGACCGCCTTCGAATTCCTGGTGGCGTTCCTGCAAGCCTACGTTTTCACCATTCTGACCTGCATCTATTTGCACGACGCCATCCACCTGCATTGA
- a CDS encoding outer membrane protein assembly factor BamD has product MTRGRTPLSLAAFAFALLLAACASKEELYVERPIEELYNEAMDALQTGKYDTAARQFDEVERQHPYSSWATKAQLMAAYGHYQKSAYDEAIVALDRFIQLHPSNRDTPYAYYLKALCYYEQISDVRRDQKMTQEAKKTLDELITRFPDSTYAKDARLKIDLTHDHLAGKTMEIGRYYLRQGHYLAAINRFRYVVDNHQTTTHVPEALLRLTEAYLALGLSEEARRTAAVLGHNFPGSEWYVDAYELLEQKRIRPQETAWYKFWEGDAEPPKVEKIETDPAKKESWFKFW; this is encoded by the coding sequence ATGACCCGTGGAAGGACACCGCTCAGCCTCGCGGCTTTCGCCTTTGCCCTTCTGCTCGCCGCCTGCGCGAGCAAGGAGGAGCTCTATGTCGAGCGGCCGATCGAGGAGCTCTACAACGAGGCCATGGACGCGCTGCAGACCGGGAAGTACGACACCGCCGCCCGGCAGTTCGACGAGGTCGAGCGCCAGCATCCCTATTCGTCGTGGGCGACCAAGGCCCAATTGATGGCCGCCTACGGCCACTATCAGAAAAGCGCCTACGACGAGGCGATCGTGGCGTTGGACCGCTTCATCCAGCTTCACCCGTCCAACCGCGACACGCCCTATGCCTACTACCTGAAGGCGCTCTGCTATTACGAGCAGATTTCCGACGTCCGGCGCGATCAGAAGATGACCCAGGAAGCCAAGAAGACCCTGGACGAACTGATCACCCGCTTTCCCGACAGCACCTATGCCAAGGACGCCCGGCTCAAGATCGACCTGACCCATGACCATCTGGCCGGCAAGACCATGGAAATCGGCCGCTACTACCTGCGCCAGGGCCACTATCTGGCGGCGATCAACCGCTTCCGCTACGTGGTCGACAATCACCAGACGACGACCCATGTCCCCGAGGCGCTGCTGCGGCTGACCGAGGCCTACCTGGCGCTCGGCCTGAGCGAGGAGGCGAGGCGCACGGCGGCGGTGCTCGGCCACAATTTCCCGGGCAGCGAATGGTATGTCGACGCCTACGAACTGCTCGAGCAGAAGCGCATCCGGCCCCAGGAGACCGCTTGGTACAAGTTCTGGGAAGGCGATGCGGAGCCGCCGAAGGTCGAGAAGATCGAGACCGACCCCGCGAAAAAAGAGTCCTGGTTCAAGTTCTGGTGA
- a CDS encoding AtpZ/AtpI family protein: MAFRIGVELVAALVVGVGAGLLLDRWLGSTPWFLIVFFFLGAAAGVLNVYRAASRIGWAEAEGAPAPSEGKPEEEDDDWPSGTGSDRQ; this comes from the coding sequence GTGGCCTTTCGCATCGGCGTCGAACTGGTCGCGGCCTTGGTTGTCGGCGTCGGAGCAGGCCTTCTGCTTGACAGGTGGTTGGGCTCCACGCCATGGTTTTTGATTGTCTTCTTCTTTCTCGGCGCCGCCGCCGGCGTGTTGAATGTCTACCGGGCGGCCAGCAGGATAGGATGGGCAGAGGCGGAAGGGGCGCCGGCGCCGTCCGAAGGGAAACCGGAAGAGGAAGATGACGATTGGCCGTCCGGGACGGGCTCGGACAGGCAATAG
- a CDS encoding sodium:solute symporter family protein, with the protein MPEWIIALAMMGGYLVFAFVLGMLAGKGRSFFSISEYAVADRGLGIVVMWFLMGGTIFSAFAFLGGPAWAYSRGAASFYILAYTALGLLPWYLIGPRMAKLGAARGYFSMGDMLRDRYQSRSLVVIVGIVSVLAFIQYLTLQIKGMAYIFNIMTDGHIPFWVGALLSYGIVVIYVATSGVRGAAWSDVLQGAMMFVVAWGVGLYLVYVLHDGPGAMFAQIAAERPGFLEIGHEGSKMSQMAYSTAILVSVVGFIMWPHLFMKSYTANEKTIKLTVLAYPLFAIFLVPVLFIGFSAVGVIPSTALTTPDGILPYLITNNLGATGLLYGIIGAGALAAAQSSADAITHGASVSFGRDVVYPLKPDLSDRAQIVIMRWAVVAVGAVSYYLAIWGAAGLVQLLLGAYGSIVQFAPCVYGAIWWRGARKEGAIAGLVVGVGVNFWYQLVQKGVTPLDINPGIMGLIANVIIFIAISLMCRSRDEEHVRAFHRV; encoded by the coding sequence ATGCCGGAATGGATCATTGCGCTGGCGATGATGGGGGGATACCTCGTCTTCGCGTTCGTGTTGGGGATGCTGGCGGGCAAGGGGCGCTCGTTCTTCTCGATCTCCGAATACGCGGTCGCCGACCGCGGCCTGGGCATCGTCGTCATGTGGTTCCTGATGGGCGGCACGATCTTCTCGGCCTTCGCCTTCCTGGGCGGGCCGGCCTGGGCCTACTCGCGGGGCGCGGCCTCTTTCTACATCCTGGCCTATACGGCGCTGGGCCTGCTGCCCTGGTACCTGATCGGCCCCAGGATGGCCAAGCTGGGTGCCGCGCGCGGCTATTTCAGCATGGGCGACATGCTGCGCGACCGCTATCAGTCGAGGTCGCTGGTGGTGATCGTCGGCATCGTCTCTGTGCTGGCCTTCATCCAGTATCTGACCCTGCAGATCAAGGGCATGGCCTACATCTTCAACATCATGACGGACGGCCACATCCCGTTCTGGGTCGGTGCCCTTCTCTCCTATGGCATCGTCGTCATTTACGTCGCCACCAGCGGTGTGCGCGGCGCCGCCTGGAGCGACGTTCTGCAAGGCGCCATGATGTTCGTCGTCGCCTGGGGTGTCGGGCTCTATCTCGTCTACGTCCTGCATGACGGCCCGGGCGCCATGTTCGCCCAGATCGCCGCGGAGCGCCCCGGCTTTCTGGAGATCGGGCACGAAGGTTCGAAGATGTCGCAGATGGCCTATTCGACGGCCATCCTGGTGTCGGTCGTCGGCTTCATCATGTGGCCGCATCTCTTCATGAAGTCGTACACGGCCAATGAAAAGACGATCAAGCTCACGGTGCTGGCCTACCCGCTGTTCGCGATCTTCCTGGTGCCCGTGCTGTTCATCGGGTTCTCGGCGGTCGGGGTGATCCCGTCCACCGCCCTGACGACTCCGGACGGCATCCTGCCCTACCTGATCACCAACAACCTGGGGGCGACCGGCCTTCTTTACGGCATCATCGGGGCCGGCGCGCTGGCCGCCGCGCAATCCTCGGCCGACGCCATCACGCACGGCGCCTCGGTGTCGTTCGGGCGCGACGTCGTCTACCCGCTGAAGCCGGATCTCAGCGACCGCGCCCAGATCGTCATCATGCGCTGGGCGGTGGTGGCCGTCGGGGCGGTTTCCTACTACCTGGCCATCTGGGGGGCGGCGGGGCTGGTCCAGCTCCTGCTCGGCGCCTATGGCTCGATCGTCCAGTTCGCGCCCTGCGTTTACGGGGCGATCTGGTGGCGCGGCGCCCGCAAGGAAGGGGCGATCGCCGGCCTGGTCGTCGGCGTCGGCGTGAACTTCTGGTACCAACTGGTCCAGAAGGGCGTGACGCCGCTCGACATCAACCCCGGCATCATGGGGCTGATCGCCAACGTCATCATCTTCATCGCGATAAGCCTGATGTGCCGCAGCCGGGATGAGGAACACGTCCGCGCCTTCCACCGCGTCTGA
- a CDS encoding F0F1 ATP synthase subunit B family protein, whose translation MQAWAAETAGTKAEAFWATPEFWVAIAFVILVALAGRAVLRLVTTGLDARADAIRARVNEAEKLREEAQELLASYQRKQREAAEETSRLLEHARQEAATLSARAAESLEQSVKRREQLAMERIAQAEATATREIRDAAVDVALEATRRVLAEKLSETKADELIDDAIKGLPGKLH comes from the coding sequence ATGCAGGCATGGGCGGCCGAAACGGCCGGAACAAAGGCCGAAGCGTTCTGGGCCACCCCCGAGTTCTGGGTGGCCATCGCCTTCGTCATCCTGGTCGCGCTGGCCGGGCGGGCCGTGCTTCGGCTGGTGACCACCGGCCTCGACGCGCGCGCCGATGCCATCCGGGCCAGGGTCAACGAGGCCGAGAAGCTGCGCGAGGAGGCCCAGGAACTGCTGGCGTCCTATCAGCGCAAGCAGCGCGAGGCCGCCGAGGAAACCAGCCGGCTGCTCGAACACGCCCGCCAGGAAGCCGCCACGCTGAGCGCCCGGGCCGCCGAAAGCCTGGAGCAATCGGTCAAGCGGCGCGAGCAGTTGGCGATGGAGCGCATCGCCCAGGCCGAGGCCACGGCGACGCGCGAAATCCGCGACGCGGCGGTGGACGTCGCCCTGGAGGCGACGCGCCGCGTGCTGGCCGAAAAATTGAGCGAAACGAAGGCCGACGAGCTGATCGACGACGCCATCAAGGGGCTGCCCGGCAAGCTGCACTGA
- the ligA gene encoding NAD-dependent DNA ligase LigA, giving the protein MLAVEDLTQREAEAELAALAAEIAAHDRAYHQNDAPTVSDAEYDALRRRNEAIEARFPKLVRSDSPSRRVGAPVAAGFEKVVHAKPMLSLGNAFSAEDVREFLARIRRFLNLPEAEPLEIVAEPKIDGLSVSLRYEQGRLVQGATRGDGAAGENVTANLRTLDDIPTEIRAGEVPAVFEVRGEVYMSRADFAALNVRQQERGGKIFANPRNAAAGSLRQLDAGITAQRPLRMFAYAWGEVSRLPVKSQGEFLELLRSWGFRTNPLVVVCTGADALLAHYAAMESQRATLDYDIDGMVYKVNRLDWQERLGFVSRAPRWAIAHKFSAERAETVLNRIDIQVGRTGVLTPVAHLEPVTVGGVVVSRATLHNEDEIARKDVREGDRVIVQRAGDVIPQVVEVVLEKRPAGSRPFVFPEVCPECGSQAVREEGEVARRCTGGLICPAQAVERLRHFVSRDAFDIEGLGGKHIEAFWKDGLIKTPADIFRLPGRTEEIAEREGWGEQSVRNLVRALGERRTIALERLIYALGIPQVGRATARLLARHYGTFERWRAAMTAARDTDSEVYRDLINIDGIGPGMVGDILAFFAEQHNGEVLDDLVGTKETEKKEWQLTVEPFQAPAVQASPIAGKTVVFTGTLETMTRGEAKARAEALGAKVAGSVSKNTDYVVVGADAGSKARKAEELGVATLSEADWRALIG; this is encoded by the coding sequence ATGCTTGCCGTCGAGGATCTGACGCAACGGGAAGCCGAGGCCGAACTGGCGGCGCTGGCCGCCGAGATCGCCGCCCATGATCGGGCCTATCACCAGAACGACGCGCCGACGGTATCGGACGCCGAATACGACGCCCTGCGCCGGCGCAACGAGGCCATCGAGGCGCGCTTTCCCAAGTTGGTGCGGTCCGACAGTCCGTCCCGGCGGGTCGGCGCTCCCGTCGCCGCCGGCTTCGAGAAGGTGGTCCACGCCAAGCCGATGCTGTCGCTGGGCAACGCGTTTTCCGCCGAGGACGTGCGGGAATTCCTGGCCCGCATCCGCCGCTTCCTCAACCTGCCGGAGGCGGAGCCGCTGGAAATCGTCGCCGAGCCCAAGATCGACGGGCTTTCGGTGTCGCTGCGTTACGAGCAAGGCCGGCTGGTCCAGGGGGCGACGCGCGGCGACGGCGCGGCCGGCGAGAACGTCACCGCCAACCTGCGCACGCTGGACGACATCCCCACCGAGATCCGGGCGGGCGAGGTGCCGGCCGTCTTCGAGGTGCGCGGCGAGGTCTACATGTCGCGGGCCGACTTCGCCGCGCTCAACGTCCGCCAGCAGGAAAGGGGCGGCAAGATCTTCGCCAACCCGCGCAACGCCGCCGCCGGCAGCCTGCGCCAGTTGGACGCCGGGATCACCGCCCAGCGGCCGCTTCGCATGTTCGCCTATGCCTGGGGCGAGGTCAGCCGGCTGCCGGTGAAAAGCCAGGGGGAATTCCTGGAACTGCTGCGCAGCTGGGGCTTTCGCACCAACCCCCTGGTTGTCGTCTGCACGGGCGCGGATGCGCTGCTTGCCCATTACGCCGCCATGGAAAGCCAGCGCGCCACGCTCGATTACGACATCGACGGCATGGTCTACAAGGTCAACCGGCTGGACTGGCAGGAGCGCCTGGGCTTCGTCAGCCGGGCGCCGCGCTGGGCCATCGCCCACAAGTTCTCGGCCGAGCGGGCCGAAACCGTGCTCAACAGGATCGATATCCAGGTGGGCCGGACCGGCGTGCTGACCCCGGTGGCGCATCTCGAGCCGGTGACCGTGGGCGGCGTCGTGGTGTCGCGCGCGACGTTGCACAACGAGGACGAGATCGCCCGCAAGGACGTTCGCGAGGGCGATAGGGTGATCGTCCAGCGGGCCGGCGACGTCATTCCGCAGGTGGTTGAGGTGGTGCTGGAGAAGCGGCCGGCCGGCAGCCGCCCCTTCGTCTTTCCCGAGGTCTGCCCTGAATGCGGCAGCCAAGCGGTGCGCGAGGAGGGGGAGGTCGCCCGGCGCTGCACCGGCGGCCTGATTTGCCCGGCCCAGGCGGTCGAACGGCTTCGGCACTTCGTGTCGCGCGACGCCTTCGACATCGAGGGATTGGGCGGCAAGCACATCGAGGCGTTCTGGAAGGACGGCCTCATCAAGACGCCGGCCGACATCTTCAGGCTTCCCGGCCGGACCGAGGAAATCGCCGAGCGCGAGGGGTGGGGAGAGCAGTCGGTCCGCAACCTCGTGCGCGCGCTCGGCGAGCGGCGGACGATTGCGCTGGAGCGCCTGATCTATGCCCTCGGCATCCCGCAGGTGGGGCGGGCGACGGCGCGCCTGCTGGCCCGCCACTACGGGACGTTTGAGAGATGGCGGGCGGCGATGACGGCGGCCCGCGACACCGATTCAGAAGTTTACCGAGACCTCATCAACATCGACGGCATCGGCCCAGGGATGGTCGGTGACATCTTGGCTTTCTTCGCCGAGCAGCACAATGGCGAGGTCCTCGACGATCTCGTCGGTACAAAAGAAACAGAAAAGAAAGAATGGCAACTGACGGTCGAGCCGTTCCAGGCGCCGGCGGTTCAGGCCTCGCCCATCGCCGGCAAGACCGTGGTCTTCACCGGCACGCTGGAAACCATGACCCGCGGCGAAGCCAAGGCCCGGGCCGAGGCGCTCGGCGCCAAGGTGGCGGGCTCGGTGTCGAAGAATACCGACTACGTGGTCGTCGGCGCCGACGCCGGCTCGAAGGCCCGCAAGGCCGAGGAACTGGGCGTCGCCACGCTCAGCGAAGCCGATTGGCGGGCCCTTATCGGTTGA
- a CDS encoding F0F1 ATP synthase subunit C — protein sequence MEILAAKMIGAGLAVIGLGGVGAGIGNIFSSLIGSIARNPAARSQVFGLAMLGFALVEAVALYALLVSFLILFG from the coding sequence ATGGAAATTCTTGCCGCGAAAATGATTGGAGCCGGCCTTGCCGTCATCGGCCTGGGCGGCGTGGGCGCCGGCATCGGAAACATCTTTTCCTCGCTCATCGGCTCCATCGCGCGCAATCCCGCCGCACGCTCCCAGGTTTTCGGCCTCGCCATGCTGGGCTTCGCCCTGGTCGAGGCGGTGGCGCTCTATGCGCTGCTGGTTTCGTTCCTGATCCTCTTCGGCTGA